GGTGCTTTTGGTTTTTTTCAATTTATGCCATCAACAATGAAAAATTATGCAATTGATCATGATGGAAATGGATATATTGATTTAAAAAATAATAATGATGCTTATGCTTCTGCTTCAAACTATTTAAATCAAATAGGTTGGAAAAGTGAGAATCCTTGTTTTTATAAAATTGATTTGTCAGAGAATATACCCAGTAAATATTTAAACATTTCTGCCAAAAAACTCCATGATAAAAAAAAATTGAAATACTTTAGAAAATATATCAAAAATAATGATCAAATAGACAACAAGTTTAACGCTTTAAAAGTGGCGATTATAACACCAGATAAAGATATCATACCTGATGCTGAAACTTTAAATCCAGCTTATATCGTGTTTGACAACTATGAGATAATATTAAAATGGAATAGATCATTGCGATTTGCTTTAGCCGTTTGTACATTAAAAGATAAATTTAAAAATGAACTTTAAAAAACTCTTATTAATTATTTCTATATTTTTTTTATCCGCATGTAATCAATTTGATCAAAATAATAAAAACCTAGTTTATATTAGTGATCAAAAGTATAGTAATACTGGATTTGCTTTAATTTATGATGATGAATTAAAAAAAGAAAAAAAAATATCTAAAAAAATTGATAATAGATCTCTTTTAATTTTTCATAATAAAATTAAAAAAAATTCATTTGTTAAAATTACTAATCCTGTTAATGATAAGTCAATTATAGCACAAGTAATCTCTAATAATGTTACATTCTCTACTTTTTACAACTCTGTAATTACGCAACGAATTGCTGAAGAGTTATCACTTGACCCTAAAGAGCCTTATATTGATCTTGTGTTAATCTCAAAAAGTTCAACATTTGTAGCTAAAAAAGCAAAGACCTTTGATGAAGAGAAAAATGTCGCTGAAAAAGCTCCTGTTGATGGAATTACCATAGATAATCTAGGCAAAGAAAAGACTAAAGAAGTTAAAATAAAAAAACATAAATTTTTATATTCAATAAAAATTGCAGATTTTTATTACCGAGACTCAGCAGAAAATATGGTTAATAGAATAAAAGATGAGACAAATATCAAAAGATCTGTAATTAAGAAATTATCTAAAACTAAATATAGGGTATTATTGGGTCCATTTAATGATATAAAAAAACTAGAAAAATCATTTAACGAAATAAAAGTATTAAATTTTGAAAATATAGAGATATTAAAAGATGTTTAGAATATTATTAATTGTAATTTTTTTTAGTTTTTCATTAGTAAGTGTTTCAAAAGCTAATTTTGATGTAAAGGCAAGAACTGCAATATTACAAGATTATCATTCTGGAGAAATTCTCTATGAAAAAGAGCCAGATATTTCAATTTATCCAGCTTCTATGACAAAAATAATGACAGCAATTATTGCTTTTGACTTAATAAAATCAGGCGATCTTAGTTTAGACGAAAAATTTATAATATCTGAGAGAGCTTGGAGATTGTCTACATCTGGTTATTCATCCATGTTTATAATGGTAGGTGATCAGGTTTCTGTAGAAAATTTATTAAGAGGTATAATTGTTGCTTCTGGTAATGATGCATGTATTGCATTAGCCGAAGGTATAGCAGGTACTGAAGAAGAATTTGCAATTTTAATGACAGCTAAAGCAAAAGAATTAGGGATGGATAATACAAATTTTTCTAATTCATCAGGAATAAATGACCCCGACAATTACTCAACTGTTAGAGATATTTTAAAAATGTCTAGATATTTAATTAAAGAACATCCTGAATTTTACAAAATGTTTGCTGAAAAAGAATTTACGTGGGATAGAACAGGTGGCGATCCAATAACACAAGGAAATAGAAATCCATTACTTTATAAAAATCTTGGAGCAGATGGAATAAAAACTGGTTATTTAGCTGTTGAAAAATATTCTTTAGCATCATCAATAGATAGAAATGGCAGAAGATTGATTGCTGTAGGAAGTGGTTTTAATTCAAAAAATGCTAGATCTAAAGAGAGCACAAAATTACTTACATTTGGTCTTACCAACTATGATCTTGTAGAAATAGCTAAAGCTAATAAACCATTACACAAAATTGATGTTTGGTTAGGAAAAGAGAATAGTGTGGAAGCTTATACAAAGGAAGATATTTATAAAACAATCAAAAAAGCGAAAAAAAAACTTTTAAAAGTTGTTGTTAAGTATGATGGGCCAGTCGAAGCACCAATTGAAAAAGATCAAAAAATAGCCACTCTAAGAGTTGTTTATGATCAAGAACTCATTGGAGAGTATGATTTGCTTTCATCGAAAGAAATTAAAAAAGTTAATTTTTTTACAAGATTAATAAAATCAATAAATTATTTAATTTGGGGTGATGTCTAAAAAACCCATCATTGTTTTTGAAGGCATAGAGGGTAGTGGCAAAAGTCATCATATAAATAAAGTATCTAAATATTTAGATAAAAAGAAAATTAACTATATTAAGATAAGAGAACCAGGTGGAAGTCTTAATTCTGAAAAAATAAGGAGATTAATTTTAAATAAAAAATCTAATTTTAACATATATACTGATTTACTTTTATATTTAGCAGCGCGTAGTGAAAATATAAATCTTATAAAAAAATCATACAAAAAAAAAATTATTTTGATTGATAGATTTACAGACTCAACTATTGCATATCAGCATTATGGTATGGGTATTGATTTAAACATTATAAATATCATAAATAAATTTTTATTAAAAAACATAAAAGTCAATTTTACTTTCCTCAATATTGTTAATAAAAAAAATCTATTTCAAAGATTAAAAAATAGAAAATCTCTCAATCGATATGATCAGTTTGATATGAATTTTTATAATAAAGTTCAAAAAGGTTTTTTGAAATTAGCTAAATCAAATAAAAAAACATACAAAATAATTGATTCTAATTTAGATATAAAAATAAATGAAGATTTAATAATAAATCAAATTAAAAAATTAATTAAATGAATTTAAATCCCCTAACTCAAATAAATTTATTTGAGCACAAAGAAGTTTTTAATCAATTATATAAGTTGTATAAAAATGATACTTTGCCAAATAAAATTCTTTTATCTGGTGAAAAAGGTATTGGAAAATCAACGTTAGCATATCATTTAATTAACCTTGTATTATCGGAAAATGAAGAACATCCATATGACTTTGAAAATAATAAAATTAATCCGGATAACAAGTCTTACAAACTTATACTAAATAAATCTAATCCAAATTTTTACTTAATTGATGTCTTAGAGGAAAAAAAAAATATTGATATAAATCAAATTAGGGAATTGATAATAAATCTAAATAAATCCTCATTTAATAATAAAAAGAGACTTGTTTTAATTGATAATATTGAATTATTAAACTTAAATTCTATTAATGCTTTGTTAAAATTTTTAGAAGAACCTAATGAAAATATAAATTTTATTTTAATAAATAATAATAAACGAGTGCTACCAACTCTTAAATCTAGATGTTTAAATTTCAAAGTTTTTTTAACAAAAGATCAGTCTATTAGAATTGTTAATCAATTATTAAACGATGACATAAATACTATTATCAATAATAATTTATTTGATTATTATGCAACTCCTGGAAAATTATTTAAATTAATTAAATTATCTAAAGAATATGACTTAGATCTTGTTAATTTTGATTTAAACACAACTCTAACAACCATAATTCAAAATAAAATTTATAAAAAAGATAAATCAATTATTGAAATTATTTATTCTTTTATTGAACTTTATTTTAGAAACAATATATCTAGCAAAAATATTAATATATTGAAATCATACCATTATTTTTTAGAAAAAATTAATAATACAAAAACTTATAATTTAGATGATGAAACATTGTTTATGGAATTTGAGGATAAAATACTAAATGGATAAAAATTATTATATTACCACGCCTATTTACTATCCATCAGCTAAGCCTCATATGGGTCATGCATATTCAAGCATTATCGCAGATTTTTTTGCAAGATTTAAAATAATTGATGATTATCAGGTTCATTTTCTTACTGGTACAGACGAACATGGATTAAAAATTCAAAGATCTGCAGAAAAAGCAGGGAAGGACCCTCTAGCGTTTTGTGATCAAATTAGTCAAACTTTTAGAGATCTTTCGGATACTTTGAATTTATCTAATACTGATTTTATAAGAACTACAGAAGCTAGACATAAAAATACAGTTCAATATCTTTGGAATGAACTTGAGAAAAATGATGACATATACTTATCAAATTATTCTGGATGGTATTCTGTATCTGATGAAGCCTTTTATAACGAAGACGAAATTGAGGAATTAGATGGAAAAAAAATTGCTATATCATCAAAATCTCCCGTTGAGTGGATTGAAGAAGAATCTTATTTTTTTAGACTTTCAAAATGGGAAAAACCTTTACTAGAATATTATGAAGCTAATCCAGATTTCATTTCTCCTCAATCTAGAAAAAATGAAGTTATTAGTTTTGTAAAAAGTGGTCTTAAAGATCTTTCCGTAAGTAGAAAAAGTTTTTCATGGGGCATACCTGTTCCAAATAATAAAAACCACGTGATATATGTTTGGCTTGATGCTTTAACAAATTATTTGAGTGCATTAAACTATCCCAATATAAATGATGATTTGTTTAAAAAATTTTGGCCAGCCTCAATACATTTAATTGGAAAAGATATACTTAGATTCCATGCTGTTTATTGGCCTGCCTTTTTATTAGCAGCAAAAATTGATTTACCAAAGAGAGTTTACGGGCATGGATGGATATTATCAGGAGAAGAAAAAATGTCTAAATCTAAAGGTAATATTCTTGATCCACTTGAAATAATTAAAGAGTACGGTCTAGACCCTTTAAGATACTACTTAATTAAAGAAGTTTCTTTCGGGAATGATGGAAATATATCTCAAGAAAGACTAGAAGATTGTATTAATAGTGATCTAGCTAACAATTATGGAAATTTATGTCAGCGTGTAACAACTTTTGCAATAAAAAATTGTAATGGAAAAATTCCATTAGAAGTTAAATTTCATGATGAAGATTTATTAATACTAAATAAGTATAAAGATAATATAGATAATATTAGGTTACAAATTGACAATCAAAATATCAATTTTTACATTGATTATATTGTAAATTCTCTTTTTGAAGCTAACAAATATTTTAATGATCAAGAACCATGGAAAAAGAAAGACGATAAAATTAGATTAAATACTATTGTTTACACTACTTTAGAAATTGTAAGAAAAATAAGTTTTTTACTATATCCAATTATTCCTGAATCTTCTTTAAAGGCATTAAAGATTTTTGACATTCAAGAAAAAAATATAAAATTAGATTCAGTTTCTAATAATGAGTATTTAACAAAAGGTAATAATATTAATAAAATAGATATACTTTTTAAAAAAATAGAGAAAAAAAATGATTGATTCACACTGTCATCTAGATCATGAACCATTATTAAGTGATTTAGCTAATGTAATACAAAGATCAAAAGAAGTTGGTATAGAAAAATTACTTACTATCTCAACTTCGTTTGAAAGTTTTTCTAGAGTAAAAGATTTAATTAATAAAGATGAAATGATCTATGGTACTATTGGCATTCATCCTCATGAAAGCTCTAAAAATATTATCACTTCAAAGCAGATCATTGAAAGTCTAAATGAAAACTCAAAAATTATTGGAATTGGAGAAACTGGGTTAGATTTTTATTATAATAATAGTGAAAAAGATAAGCAGATAGCAAGTTTTAAAGAACATATAGATGCATCCATAAAAACCAATATTCCATTAATTGTTCATTCAAGAGATGCGGAAAAAGAAACTTTTGAAATTTTAAATGAATATAAAAATGAAAACCTTAAAATTTTGATGCATTGTTTTACTGGCTCTAAAGAATTCTCAGAAAAACTAATGACTTTAAATTCATTCTTTTCAGCTAGCGGTATTATTACTTTTAAAAATTCATTAGAATTACAAAATACTTTTAAATCTATTCCAATGGATAATATCTTAATTGAGACTGATAGTCCTTTTTTAGCACCCGTTCCTAAAAGAGGAAAAAAAAATGAGCCTTCTTTCATTGATTTTACTGCTGCAAAATTAGCTGAAATTAAAAATATATCCAAAGAAGCTCTTATAAAAAAAACTACAGACAACTTTAATAAACTATTTTTTAATTGAAATTAATGAAATTTATTATTTTAGGCTGTGGTAGTTCAATGGGTGTACCAAGAGCAGATGGTTTCTTTGGAAATTGTGATCCTAATAATAAAAAAAATTATAGAACACGATGTTCAGCTTTAATAAAAACTACAGATGAAAATATTCTTATAGATACATCTCCTGACCTAAGACAACAACTTTTAAGGCATAAAATAAATAAAATTAATAAAGTATTATATTCTCATTTGCATGGTGATCAAACTCATGGAATAAACGATTTGAGATCGTTTTATATTAACAGCAGAAAACAACTTGATGTATATGCTGATAAATATACTTCTAAATATCTTAACTCTACATTTTCTTATATATTTAAAAGTTATTCAAAAGAATATCCTGCAACTTTAAAGCTTAATAAACTTCAAAAAAAAATTTTTATTAAAAGTAATAATAAAAAAATTGCTATTCAATCAATTATGGTTGAGCATGGTAAAGTAAAGTCAAATTGCTTTATTATTAATAAAAAATTAGCTTATATAAGTGATGTAAGTAAAATTTATAACAAAGATCATAAATACTTTAAAAATCTTCGATATTTAATTATTGATTGCTTATGGTACAATTATCATCCATCACATTTTAATTTAGAAACTTCACTTGCTGTAATTAAAAAATTTAAACCAAAAAAAGCTATTCTTACTAACTTATCACCAGTATTAGATTATAATGTGCTTAAAAAAATGATGCCTAAAAATGTTATTCCAGCACATGACGGATTGACAATAAACTTATAAGCTATTTTCTATGGCTTTAATTATTTTTTTTGAAGTTGGTTTTGTGAATGATGCAAATGTATCTTGAACTTTACCTTCTTTATTAATTAAAATTTTATGAAAATTCCACTTAGGTTCTGCCAACTTACCATGATTTTTTTTTGCCCATTTAAAAAGTTCATGAGCGTCTTTGCCTTTAACCTCAGTTAATGTCGTAAGAGGAAAGTTAATATTAAAATTTACTTCACAAAATTCTTTTATATCAGCGTTATTATTTTTTTCTTGATTAAATGAATTAGATGGAACACCAAGAACAATTAAACCTTTTTCTTTATATAAATCCCACAATTCTTGTAATTCATCATATTGTTTTGTAAATCCACAGTAACTTGCTGTATTTACAATTAAAATAACTTTATTTTTGTAATCTTTAAAATTAATTGTCTCGCCAGTTATACTCTCAATACTAAAATCATAAATTTTTTTTTCGTAGTTAGCAGTTGCTGGAGTTTTAAAAAAAAACATAATTATAGAAAATATAAATATTACTTTTTTCATTTATTAGGTTTATTTGGTGTAAGTAATATTAAAAAATAACCAAATAAAGTTGACAACAACGAACCAGTCAATACGCCAATTTTTACACCATCCATATATTGCATGTTTTCTACAAAAGCTAAATTTCCAACAAATAAACTCATTGTAAAACCAATGCCAGTAAGAACTCCTACGCCATAAAAATTATACCAACTTGTATCATTTGGCATTTGAGCTACTTTTAATTTAATTGACACATATGAGAAAACAAAAACACCTAGTTGTTTACCAAGGAATAGTCCTAATACAATTCCAAGGGGAACTTTATCAAGTAATGAAGCGAACGATAAACCTTCAAGAGATACTCCAGCATTTGCAAATGCAAATAAAGGCATTATTCCGAAAGCAACATATGGACTAATTGTGTGTTCAATTTTAATTAATAATGAAAAATCTTTTTCTTTTTTTCTATGAGGAATTGTCATAGCTAACAAGACACCAGCGATAGTAGCGTGTATTCCTGAGTTATGCGTAAAATCCCAGAGAAATAGTCCTACAACCAAATAAGGTAGAAACTTTTTAATGTTAAATTTGTTAATTAATAACAAAACAATAAAAGCTAATAACATTAAAGTTAAATACTTGATACTCAAATCTCCAGAATAGAATAGGGCGATGATTACTATTGCTCCTAAATCATCGATTATAGCTAATGCAGTTAAAAATACTTTTAATGACAAAGGAACTCTTTTACCTAACAAGGATAAAACTCCTAAAGAAAAAGCGATATCAGTTGCTGAGGGAATTGCCCATCCATTTAAAGTTTCACTATCACCTAAATTTATAAAAACATAAAATAGTGCAGGAACTAACATTCCTCCTACAGCAGCAATTATGGGCAATAAAGCTTGTTTAATATTAGAAAGTTCACCTTGTAAAAATTCTCTTTTAATTTCTAAAGTAACAAAGAAAAAGAAAATTGCCATCAAGGCATCATTGATCCAATGCAATACTGATAATTTTAATCCAAAATTATTAATACCTATAAATAAATACTTATTTAAAGTAGCAAAATATAAATCTGCTAGTCCAGAATTGCTTATAAATAATGCAATTATTGCAGCAAAGAACAATACAAGTCCACTTGCAGCCTCTAATTTAAAAAACCATCTAAAAGGTTTAGATATATAATTAATCATAAAAAAATTAAGTTAGGTCTATAATAAATAGTTTTATATCTTGCAATGTTTCATAAAGGTTAAAAAGTATAATTTCTAGTCCAGGGAACACATTGATTAGTGGATTTTTTAGAGTATCAAGCAAGATAATTAATGCCACAAAAGATATAATAAATACTACCAAATAAGAGAAGAATTTAGATCCTTTATTTGAAGACATTCTAACGGTCTCTGGAATTTCTTTTGATATTTCTTTTTTTATCTCAGGTTTAATTATATTTTCTTGCTGTAGCTTTTTACTAAATTTAAAATTTTTGTCTTTTGTCTCTATATCTTTGTCTACTTTATTTTCAGAAATATTTTGATTTAATGTTAATGGAGGCTCGCTTTTATCTTCTTTTTTATAAAACCAAACATGGTCGCAAGATCCACATTGTAAATCTCTACCATCATAAGGAATTAGAGAATTGTCAATTTTAAATTGCTTGTTACAATTTGGACAAGTAATTATCATGCTTCGTTATATACCAGATTTTCACCAAATTTCTTTTAATTTTGGCTTCTTTAAACATTGAAATTATCAATAACTGCTGTATTAGTACTCGGATCGGAGTGTAGCGCAGCCTGGTAGCGCATCTGGTTTGGGACCAGAGGGTCGCAGGTTCGAATCCTGCCACTCCGACCATCATTTATGAAAAAAGCTATTATTTACATTCCAAATAAAAATCCAATGCAATCAGGATTAGCTAAAAATGATAAATGGATTTTAGAATTTAAAACCAAAGATCCAACAAGAAACCCATTGATGGGTTGGGAAAGTTCATCTGATACCTATACAGAACTAAAATTAGAATTTTCATCTAAAGAATTAGCAATTAATTATGCAAAAAAGAAAAGAATTGATTTTGAATTAATTGAACCAAGAAAAAGAAAAACTGTAAAAAAGTCTTACGCAGATAATTTTCTGAAATAAAAATGTTTAGATTTTTCACTGAAAAACATTGGTTTATTTGGTCTTGGATAGGTTCTTTTATAATTCTTTCATCGCTTTGGGTTCAAGTTGAAATAGATGTAAAAATAAATGAGTGGTTTGGTGTTTTTTATGACATGATTCAGAAAGCACTTGCAGAACCAAATGCAGTATCAATTGATGAATATTTTGCAAGCTTGTTTTCATTTATTACATTGGCAGCAATGTATATTGCTGTTTATGTTGCTATTAGTTTCTTTACAGCACATTTTTTATTTAGATGGAGAACGTCGATGGTTGAATGGTATCACTCTGTCTATGATAGAGCGCGTAAAATTGAAGGTGCATCACAAAGGGTTCAAGAAGATACAATTAAATTTACAAGAATTATGGAAGGATTAGGCACAAGTTTAATAGAGTCAATTATGATTTTAATTCAATTTATTCCTATATTATTTGGTTTAAGTGTGGGTATACCCATTTTCTTTTTTGGTGAATGGGAATATGGACTTATAGTAGGTGCATTGATTTGGACTATTGGGGGAACTGTTTTTTTAATAGTGCTTGGTTTAATATTAAGATTGGTTGGTGTTGAATACGATTTACAAAAGCAAGAAGCCGCATATAGGAAAATTTTAGTTATTGCAGAAGATGACGGCAGCGTAAGACCAAAAAAAATAGATGAGTTGTTTGATGATGTGCGTAAAATTCATTTTTTAAGTTATTTAAGATACTTATATTTTAATATTGGTCGAATAGCGTATTTACAGGCAAATGTATTATCGGCTTATGTTTTTTTAGCTCCAGCAATTGTAGCAGGTGTAGTTACATTAGGAGTTATGCAGCAAATTATAAGAGCCTTTGGAAGAGTTGAAGGATCCATGCAATATTTACTAAAAGCTTGGCCAACTATTATTGAACTTGCTAGTGTTTATAAGCGTTTAAGAGAATTTGAAACTAAAATCAAACAAGTAGATTTTGTAGATGAAAAAGTTTAATGTCAATAGATAAAAAATTTGTAGATCAATTAGCTATCGTAACATCAAAAGCAGCACTAGCATCATCATATCTTGTTGGCAAAAAAGATAAAATTGCAGCAGATAAAGCAGCTGTGGATTCAATGAGATCTGATCTAAATAATCTTGATATTCAGGGTCAAATAGTAATAGGTGAGGGAGAACTAGATGAAGCGCCAATGTTATATATTGGAGAAAAACTTGGTACAAATAATGGACCTGAATTTGATATTGCTGTAGATCCATTAGAAGGTACAAATTTTGCGGCAAACAATTTACCCGGGGCTTTATCTGTAATAGCTGTTGCTGAAAAAAATAGTTTATTTAATGCGCCAGAAACTTACATGGAAAAAATATCAACTAAAATAACTGAAAAATATGTTATTGATTTAGATTATACAGTTAAACAAAATATTTCCAACTTAAGTGATTATCTAAATAAAAATCCAGAAGAATTAACGGCATGTATTCTTGATAGACCAAGACATAATGAGATAATTCAAGAACTAAAAAAATTAAAGGTTAATTTGAAATTAATTAAAGATGGTGATGTATCTGGAGCTTTGTTAGTAACAGATGAAAAATATAATGTTGATATTTTTTTAGGAATTGGTGGTGGACCAGAAGGTGTCCTAGCAGCATCAGCTTTGGATGCATTTAATTGTAATTTTCAAGGTAGATTTTTGTTTAAAACAGAAGAGGATAAAGTAAGGGCAAAAAAAATGGGAATTAATGATTTAACAAAAAAATATGAATTAAATGAAATAGTTACAGGTGATTCCATTTTTTGTGCAACAGGGATTACTTCTGGTGACCTAGTTTCAGGCATAGAAATTCAAGGTAATGAATTTATTTCGGAGACTTTAGTGACACATAAATCATCTGGACTAAAAAAAGTAATAAAACTAAAACAAAATATATAATGATAAGCTTGATTAATTATTGATTTTACAATAAAAAGCAGCAATTCGGTCCCTTCGTCTATCGGTTAGGACACGTGGTTTTCATCCTCGAAAGAGGGGTTCGATTCCCCTAGGGACCGCCAAAAATGAAATATTGTGTTTATTTAATAGCTTCAAGAATAAAAAAGAGAACAATTTCTTATGTCGGATACACAAATAATATTGTTAATAGGTTAAAATTACACAATCAAGGAAAGGGAGCTAAATTTACAAGAGGGAAAAAATGGGAATTAATTTATAGTAGGAATCTTTCTTCAAAGAAATTAGCTATGATAGAAGAATATAAATTAAAAAAAAATTATAAACTTAGAAATGTTATTAAGAAAAAAAATGGATTTTAAAAAAATTAAAGGAAACTTAATTCATAAAACTGCAATAATAAATTGGAAATCTGTTTCAATAGGAAAAAATAATGTAATAGGTCCTTATGTTGTAATAGGCACTAATGCCCAACATGTTTCAGAAAAATCTTTTGGAAAGATTAAAATAGGTAATAATAATATTTTTAGAGAATTTACCACAGTACATCTTCCGACAAAATTAAAAAAAATAACTTATATTGCAAATAATTGCCATTTTATGACATTGAGTCATATAGCACATGATTGTTATATAGAGAGCAATGTAGTTTTCAGCAATAATGTAACTTTAGGTGGAAACACACATGTAATGAAAAGTTCTCAACTAGGATTTAATACCATAGTGCATCAAAACCAGGTTATTGGTTCTTATTCAATGATTGGCATGGGGACCATTGTTACCAAAAAATTTAAAGTTATACCTGGATTTACTTATGCTGGTAATCCTGTAAAAAGAATAAAAAAAAATCATGTTGGTTTAAAACGAAAAAAAATTACATCGAATAATTTAAAAAAAGAAACTATAAGATTTAATAAAATTATTAAAAAACATATTTTTTATGAATAAAGATATAGCAATTCTTTTACCATATAAGGAAATTTATTCTGAAAATCATGCGGGTGCTGCTTCTATTTGGACAAAAGATTATATAAAAAAAAGTGATCTATCTAATAAAACAATTATTTATGGTAACTTAGATAAGAAATTTAAGCCCCTTACTAAAAATTTTAAATCTTTAAATTTAGGCAAAATTTTTATGAGAAAAAATATTGTCTACACCTCTAAGTTATATGATGAATATTTAAAATATAAATTTAGGATAATCGAAATACATAACAGACCTGAGTCCTTAAATTATCTCATTAAAAAAAAAATTAACTCAAAAATAATATTTATTTTTCACAATAACCCATTGAATTTAAGAGGATCAGGCACTGTTAAAGAAAGAATGTTTATCGCAGAAAACACAGATCAAGTTTATTTTGTTAGTAATTGGGTAAAAAAAAAATTTTTTGAAAATTTACCTTATAAGTTTAGAAATAATTGTGATATTTTGTATCCTTCCATTAATCCACTAAAAAAATTTCCAAAAAAAAATAGAACGATTATTTTTAGTGGTAAACTTAACTCATCTAAGGGATACGATGTTTTTGGTAATTCAATAATTAAAATTTTAGATAAATACAAAAACTGGAATGCTATAGCAGTAGGAAATGAACCAAGGGAAAAATATAATTTTAATCATCCAAGATTAAATAAAATTGATTGGATCACACATCAGAAAATGTTAAATTATTATAAGAAAGCATCTATATCTGTTGTACCTTCAAAATGGCAAGAGCCTTTCGGCAGAACATCAATGGAGTCAGCAGCTTATGGTTGTGCCACAATAACTTCTAAAAATGGTGGTTTACCGGAAACATTTAAAGATCCAATTTTTTTAGATCAAGTAAACGAAAAAGAGCTTTTTAATAAAATAAAAAAACTAATTGATTTTCCAAAATTAACAAAAAAAATTCAATTAAAAAACTTTAATTCTGTAATTCATAAGCTTGATGATAAGGTTAAAAAAATAGATAATTGGAAAAAAAGCAATCTTTTAAAAGATATTAATATTATTAATAAACATAAACTAAAAATTTTACATATTTCAACATTTGATGAAAGAAATGATCATAGACTTTTCAATATTTCAATATCTAATAAATTATCAAAGGGC
Above is a genomic segment from Candidatus Pelagibacter sp. FZCC0015 containing:
- a CDS encoding SPOR domain-containing protein, yielding MNFKKLLLIISIFFLSACNQFDQNNKNLVYISDQKYSNTGFALIYDDELKKEKKISKKIDNRSLLIFHNKIKKNSFVKITNPVNDKSIIAQVISNNVTFSTFYNSVITQRIAEELSLDPKEPYIDLVLISKSSTFVAKKAKTFDEEKNVAEKAPVDGITIDNLGKEKTKEVKIKKHKFLYSIKIADFYYRDSAENMVNRIKDETNIKRSVIKKLSKTKYRVLLGPFNDIKKLEKSFNEIKVLNFENIEILKDV
- a CDS encoding D-alanyl-D-alanine carboxypeptidase family protein, whose amino-acid sequence is MFRILLIVIFFSFSLVSVSKANFDVKARTAILQDYHSGEILYEKEPDISIYPASMTKIMTAIIAFDLIKSGDLSLDEKFIISERAWRLSTSGYSSMFIMVGDQVSVENLLRGIIVASGNDACIALAEGIAGTEEEFAILMTAKAKELGMDNTNFSNSSGINDPDNYSTVRDILKMSRYLIKEHPEFYKMFAEKEFTWDRTGGDPITQGNRNPLLYKNLGADGIKTGYLAVEKYSLASSIDRNGRRLIAVGSGFNSKNARSKESTKLLTFGLTNYDLVEIAKANKPLHKIDVWLGKENSVEAYTKEDIYKTIKKAKKKLLKVVVKYDGPVEAPIEKDQKIATLRVVYDQELIGEYDLLSSKEIKKVNFFTRLIKSINYLIWGDV
- the tmk gene encoding dTMP kinase, translating into MSKKPIIVFEGIEGSGKSHHINKVSKYLDKKKINYIKIREPGGSLNSEKIRRLILNKKSNFNIYTDLLLYLAARSENINLIKKSYKKKIILIDRFTDSTIAYQHYGMGIDLNIINIINKFLLKNIKVNFTFLNIVNKKNLFQRLKNRKSLNRYDQFDMNFYNKVQKGFLKLAKSNKKTYKIIDSNLDIKINEDLIINQIKKLIK
- a CDS encoding AAA family ATPase, whose product is MNLNPLTQINLFEHKEVFNQLYKLYKNDTLPNKILLSGEKGIGKSTLAYHLINLVLSENEEHPYDFENNKINPDNKSYKLILNKSNPNFYLIDVLEEKKNIDINQIRELIINLNKSSFNNKKRLVLIDNIELLNLNSINALLKFLEEPNENINFILINNNKRVLPTLKSRCLNFKVFLTKDQSIRIVNQLLNDDINTIINNNLFDYYATPGKLFKLIKLSKEYDLDLVNFDLNTTLTTIIQNKIYKKDKSIIEIIYSFIELYFRNNISSKNINILKSYHYFLEKINNTKTYNLDDETLFMEFEDKILNG
- the metG gene encoding methionine--tRNA ligase, giving the protein MDKNYYITTPIYYPSAKPHMGHAYSSIIADFFARFKIIDDYQVHFLTGTDEHGLKIQRSAEKAGKDPLAFCDQISQTFRDLSDTLNLSNTDFIRTTEARHKNTVQYLWNELEKNDDIYLSNYSGWYSVSDEAFYNEDEIEELDGKKIAISSKSPVEWIEEESYFFRLSKWEKPLLEYYEANPDFISPQSRKNEVISFVKSGLKDLSVSRKSFSWGIPVPNNKNHVIYVWLDALTNYLSALNYPNINDDLFKKFWPASIHLIGKDILRFHAVYWPAFLLAAKIDLPKRVYGHGWILSGEEKMSKSKGNILDPLEIIKEYGLDPLRYYLIKEVSFGNDGNISQERLEDCINSDLANNYGNLCQRVTTFAIKNCNGKIPLEVKFHDEDLLILNKYKDNIDNIRLQIDNQNINFYIDYIVNSLFEANKYFNDQEPWKKKDDKIRLNTIVYTTLEIVRKISFLLYPIIPESSLKALKIFDIQEKNIKLDSVSNNEYLTKGNNINKIDILFKKIEKKND
- a CDS encoding TatD family hydrolase; the protein is MIDSHCHLDHEPLLSDLANVIQRSKEVGIEKLLTISTSFESFSRVKDLINKDEMIYGTIGIHPHESSKNIITSKQIIESLNENSKIIGIGETGLDFYYNNSEKDKQIASFKEHIDASIKTNIPLIVHSRDAEKETFEILNEYKNENLKILMHCFTGSKEFSEKLMTLNSFFSASGIITFKNSLELQNTFKSIPMDNILIETDSPFLAPVPKRGKKNEPSFIDFTAAKLAEIKNISKEALIKKTTDNFNKLFFN